The Porphyromonas pogonae genome segment TTGTGAAAGGAAACATTCCGAATGGCAGTCCTATGGGAAGAGGTACATCCGCGAGTACCAGATAAGCCGGCCCGAAGATTACCTGCTTTTTGGGTTTTACCTTTCCCTTGGTCAGCTGTAGATAGAAGTGAGGATGGTCATGTCTGTCACAAGTCGTGTACTTACCGCCTTCCAAAAACATGGTGTTGTCTGCCATCTTCTTGGTTCGCTCTGCATTGAGATAACCCTCACCTTGCTGAGTTACTACCCCTGTGATATATCCTTTACTAGTTTTGAAGTTATAGTTCATAGACTTAGCTTCGTAGGACTCATCACCATCGGTATATTTAGGGAAATAGTTGGGTTTACCCACGCTGTCCAGGACATATTGGGTATAAACCTGACTACTATCCATATTGATACGCATGTAGCGCGATTCTATATTCTTGGTTTCGTATTGAATTTTACTCTCGCCGAATAGGTATGCCATATTTGTGTTGATCATTACCATGGAGTCCTTGGCTGAATAATTCACCACATCGGATAGCTCAAACTGCTTTTTCTTCGGCTCTTTATTTATGGATGCACTGTCTTTTTTATCGGTAGCTAATGAATCTTTTTTCCCTTGAATGCTATCCGCAGAGATTTTGTTGAAACGATTGGCTATTGAGTCAATCTTACCTTGTACGCTATCTATTTCAGCTTTCTGCTGATCTACCGAAGTATCCTTTGCTTGATTGCGAGCGTTCTTTACATTATCGGCAATTGCTTTGAGATTCTTATCCATGGGCGATGCTGACGTAGGACTATTCCCTACGCCTGACTTTGCTGTACTACAAGCTGAAAATATCATTCCCGTAATAATGATTACAGGAAGCAGATTGCGGATAAAACTCCGTTTTAGATGCATTCGTATGTAACTTTCGCTATATTTTTCAGAAAGCAAAGATAGTGAAATCCTGCTATCTGATAAGATTTTAATTAACCTCCAAACATCTTATCAAGCTCTTCGAATCGCCTTACAGCCTCATCACCGTATTTTTTCATGCTGATTCGTATTTTATCGGCTGTTTTGACTTTTTCGAGATTACTTTTAGAATAGAACTTATCCGCATAGCAAATTATTTTCTCTTCAATGCTTTGAGGCGTATATATTCCTTCGGGAAGATCTATTTTCCTATCCTTGATCATTTTCTTTGTCAGTCCACTGCCTGTATGGCGTTCGCAAACCTTTGCGTGCTGTGCCATACCTTCATGTCGTAAGAGCTCTGCTCCCAGATATCCATGACGTATATAAGGTTCGGTTCCGTGACAATCTATGCCCGGGGCATCGGTAAGAAACATTCCTATGTCATGAAGCATGGCAGCTTCAGCAATAAATTGTGAATCTGCATGCAATTCCGGGTGTTGTCTGGCTATCCTCAGAGCCATGCTGGTAACATCCATGCTGTGGCGTACCAGTATATTATAGGCTTTGGATTCCGGGTTGTAGTATTTCTTAATAATTTCTAATGGATCCATCCTTCATGAAAAGATGCTTTATGCAAAAATATACAAAATAATTCCGTCAGACACATATATAATCTTCAAAACGTTTATGAATTCATACCTCGTTATATTTGTCGCACCCCATGAAGGTGTTGTTATGTGACATCTGCATGCAATTTCTTTGTATTATTTTGCATGTTGCCTGAGTATTTCTTTCAAAGGCTCTCGCCAGTCTTCATAGTTTTTGGGGCAATAAGTGATGAAACCCATCTCATCAGCTATTTTCACATTGGCCGGACTGTCGTCAAGAAACAGAGTTTCCTCTGGTCTTATCTGACCATCTTTTATCATGTATTCGAATATTTTCTTGTCAGGCTTCACCATCTTCATTTGATATGAGGCATATACTTTTTCTGCGAAACTGCTGAGCTTGCGTCCGCCCGGCAGGAAGTCATCACCTTCAGCATATTCCATGATATATGGGTTAGTGTTGGAGAGGATAAAAATTCGATAATCCTTGCGCAGTTTGTCTATAAAATCAAACTTATATATGCATACCTCCTCCAGAAAACCCTTGAGGGCATAAAGTATATCATCATGCGTGAGCTTTTCCAGTTTGGAATGCTCTTTGAGTGCTTCTCTAAACTCTTCACCGGAGAGAGAGCCTTCCTCCAACTTCAGAAAAAGCCCGCTTTGTAAATATGGATCCAACATTTCATCAGCATCCTTGACACCTAAAGCTTCAAAGCGACGTACACTCTCGTCCCTGTTGAGGTGTATAAGCACCCCACCGAGATCGAAAACTATATTTTTTATCATTATAATTCTTGTTTTTTTACCGTTGGCTTGACGCCAAACGAACTACGATATTACAAAAAATATATGATATCAAGGAAGCCTTCCTTTTTCTATCCTATTTATTTCAGACTAAAAAATCATAACTTTGAGGAATAGACTGATAAAAGAATAATTCTATGAATAGTGTCATCAAGAAAGGCGATAAAGTAAGATTTCTTAATACAACCGGAGGAGGCAAGGTCTCTCGTGTCGAAGGTTCCGTTGTTTGGGTAGAGGATGAAGACGGGTTTGAGATACCTACCCCTGTAAGAGAGTGTGTAGTGGTACAAGATAACGATACTTTTATGCCGGCGTACAACCCCCCGGTATTGAAGTCTCATCATCCTCAGGAGGAAGTTCAGCCATCACCCTCGTCCGAGCGCAAATCTATCCCCCGGGAGCTAAAACGCTTGCCCTATACTTATCTTCCTAATCATAATAAACTCAATGTCTATTTAGCTTACCTCCCCCTGGATCACCACAAGATAGGAACAGAGCCTTATGAAGCTTATCTGGTAAACGATAGTAACTTTACACTGTTTTATACCTATCTCCATCAGCAGAGTGACGGTAAGTGGATTTTACGTGCATCAGGGTTCATTGAACCTAATATTAAGCTATTTATTGAGGAGTTTCAAGCTTCAGATCTGAATGATCTTGATAGAGTCTGTGTGCAGATTGTTGCTTATAACGAAGATAAGCCCTTTGATCTCAAGGCTCCTGAAGCTGTACAAATACGACCTGATATTACAAAGTTTTTCAAGCGACATAGCTTTCACGAAAATGATTTCTTTGAGGAAGATGCTATTGTGTATCCACTTATCGAAAATGATCACAGAAATGAGCAAACCCGTATCAAACCTGATGAATTGGAACAAGCTATGCTGTCTAAGAAACATCATGCTCCTGCTCCTGCCCGAAAGGAGAAAAGTGCATCTTTGGATTCTAATAAGATAGTAGAGATAGACTTACACATCAATGAATTATTAGATGATACGTCAGGTATGAGCAATGCTGATATCTTGGAGTATCAGTTGAGCAAGTTTCGTGAGGTAATGGATGACTATCAGGGTAAGATCGGACAGAAGATCGTTTATATCCACGGCAAGGGTGAAGGTGTACTGCGCAATGCTCTCGAAAAAGAGCTCAAGCACAAGTACCGAAAATGTACTTTTCAGGATGCGTCTTTCAGAGAATATGGCTATGGTGCTACTATGGTAACTATACACTGATCCGCGCTAGCTATAGACATGGAAATCGAACATAAATATCTAGTGCACGATATGGGCTTTGTAAATCAGTCAGTGTCTGTATCTCATATTATACAAGGTTATTTGGTTGCTCGTGAAGGATGTACCGTAAGGATCCGAATCCGTGACGATGAAGCTTTTATTACAGTGAAAGGAAAATCATCGGAAAATGGGCTGTCCCGTGATGAATGGGAATATCCGGTGCCTCTCTCAGATGCTCGTGACATGATTTCACTTTGTGATGGACATGTTGTGAGCAAGAAGCGTTACCTTGTGCCTTATAGAGAAAAGGTATGGGAAGTAGATGTGTTCGAAGGGCGTCATGCCGGGCTTATATTAGCCGAGTTGGAAGTTGAGACGGAATCCGAAACATTTGATTTGCCCTCATGGATAGGGGCAGAAGTCACGGGGCAGAAGCAATATTACAATGCTCGTATGGCTTTGGATAAATAAAATACACAACAACACTTATTAATAATATCTATGATGAAAAAAACTCTTTCTTTTTTTATGCTACTCTTTGTTTGTGTGACGTATAGTTATGCTGATGAAGGGATGTGGCTCATGCAGCAGCTTGGGCGCAAATATGCCGAAATGAAAGCCCGAGGGCTTAAACTCAAAGAGTATGACTTGTACAACCCCAACGGATCCAGCCTCAAAGACGCTGTAGTGATATTCGACAGGGGTTGTACCGGCGAGATTGTTTCCTCACAAGGGTTGGTCTTGACCAATCATCATTGTGGCTATGATGCCATACAACAGCTTAGTTCTGTAGAGCATAACTATCTGGATGATGGTTATTGGGCTATGGATTTTAAGCATGAACTCCCTGCCCAAGGGGTCACCGTAACATTTATTGATAAGATAGAAGATGTGACGTCTTATGTAAAAGAGGAGCTCAAAAACATTACTGACCCAAACAGTATGGCTTATCTGTCTCCTAAATATCTTGATGGGTTGGCTCTGAAAAAGGTAGGCGAGCAATACCTCAAGTCACATCCCGGTATTGAGGTGGAGATAAAAGCCTTTTATGATGGCAATATGTATCTCATGTTTACCAAGAAGATTTACTCTGACATCAGATTTGTAGGAGCTCCTCCCAGTTCTATAGGGAAGTTTGGTGCCGATACAGATAATTGGATGTGGCCAAGACATGCAGGGGATTTCTCTGTTTTCCGTATCTATGCTGATAAAGACGGCAATCCGGCCCCTTATTCTGAGCGTAATGTCCCACTCAAACCAAAGAAGTGGTTTAATATTTCTACAGGAGGTGTGCAGAAGGGTGATTTCGCCATGATTATGGGATTTCCCGGTACAACCCACCGTTTTTATACACCTCGTGAAGTGGATGAGTGGAAGAGTATTGACAATGATATACGCATACGCATGAGGTCGATACGTCAAGAGGTTATGCTCAGAGAGATGCTCGCTGACCCGAAGATCAAGATCATGTACTCTGCAAAATATGCATCATCGCAAAATGCTTACAAGCGTGCTATTGGAGCCAATTGGGCAATAGAGAAGCGTGACTTGAGAGCCGCTAAACTCAAGCAAGAACAGGACCTATTGGCATGGGGAAAGAAGAATGGCAGAGATAGCTACAAGAAGGCAGTCGATAATATCTCTGCTACGGTAGACAAGCGCAAGGACCTACGCACTCGTCTTTGGTATCTTGAGGAAGGTATTCTCAGAGGTATAGAGTTTGCAGAGGCTCCATTTTTTCCAAAGGAATTGTCAGCTGACTTCTCATCTAAGCCTGACGAAGTGATCAAAATGATCGATAGCCAATATCATAAATTCTATAACAAGGACTATAGTCCTGAGGTAGATCGCAAGATAGCCAAGGCTATGCTGTTGGAATACACCAAGCAGATTGATAAGCAATACTGGCCTGTTGCTTTGCGTGAGGGAATAACTGAGAAGGAGAGTGTTGATGCTTATGTCGATTATATTTTTGATAATTCAGTCTTCGCTTCTGCAGATAAATACAAAAAGTTTGTAAGCGATAAATCCAAATTTGAAGAGACTATCAAGGCTGATCCTATGTCTCGTTTCGCTGAATCAGTGATGAGAGAATATTTTACATTGAAAAAAGAGGTAGCAAAGTATGACGATCCTATCAACCAATCACGTAAAGTATATGTTGGAGGTTTGATGGATCTCAAAGGTCAACCCAACCTATGGCCCGATGCCAACTTTACACTACGCTTTACTTATGGAGAGGTTAAGGGGTATTCCCCTTCAGATGCCATTGATTATGGTCATCAAACTTATCTCAAAGGTGTAATGGAAAAAGAGGATCCCAACAATTGGGAATTTGTAGTAGACAAAAAACTCAAGGATATTTACAACCAAAAGCACTATGGATACTATGGAGGTAAGTATGGCAAGAAAGGACGTTGGGGAGTCATCGCTCCTGACGGTAAAGTCAAGATGCCTGTAGATTTCTGTGCTACCACACATACTACCGGAGGAAACTCAGGAAGTCCTGTCCTTGATGCCCGAGGAAATCTTATCGGTCTCAATTTCGACCGCAACTGGGAAGGTGTAGGTGGAGACATACAATATCTTCCGGACTATCAAAGAAGCATCATCGTTGACATAAGATATGTGTTGATGGTGATACAAGAAATGGGAGGGTGTGAACGT includes the following:
- a CDS encoding HD domain-containing protein encodes the protein MDPLEIIKKYYNPESKAYNILVRHSMDVTSMALRIARQHPELHADSQFIAEAAMLHDIGMFLTDAPGIDCHGTEPYIRHGYLGAELLRHEGMAQHAKVCERHTGSGLTKKMIKDRKIDLPEGIYTPQSIEEKIICYADKFYSKSNLEKVKTADKIRISMKKYGDEAVRRFEELDKMFGG
- a CDS encoding HAD family hydrolase, with translation MIKNIVFDLGGVLIHLNRDESVRRFEALGVKDADEMLDPYLQSGLFLKLEEGSLSGEEFREALKEHSKLEKLTHDDILYALKGFLEEVCIYKFDFIDKLRKDYRIFILSNTNPYIMEYAEGDDFLPGGRKLSSFAEKVYASYQMKMVKPDKKIFEYMIKDGQIRPEETLFLDDSPANVKIADEMGFITYCPKNYEDWREPLKEILRQHAK
- a CDS encoding S46 family peptidase yields the protein MKKTLSFFMLLFVCVTYSYADEGMWLMQQLGRKYAEMKARGLKLKEYDLYNPNGSSLKDAVVIFDRGCTGEIVSSQGLVLTNHHCGYDAIQQLSSVEHNYLDDGYWAMDFKHELPAQGVTVTFIDKIEDVTSYVKEELKNITDPNSMAYLSPKYLDGLALKKVGEQYLKSHPGIEVEIKAFYDGNMYLMFTKKIYSDIRFVGAPPSSIGKFGADTDNWMWPRHAGDFSVFRIYADKDGNPAPYSERNVPLKPKKWFNISTGGVQKGDFAMIMGFPGTTHRFYTPREVDEWKSIDNDIRIRMRSIRQEVMLREMLADPKIKIMYSAKYASSQNAYKRAIGANWAIEKRDLRAAKLKQEQDLLAWGKKNGRDSYKKAVDNISATVDKRKDLRTRLWYLEEGILRGIEFAEAPFFPKELSADFSSKPDEVIKMIDSQYHKFYNKDYSPEVDRKIAKAMLLEYTKQIDKQYWPVALREGITEKESVDAYVDYIFDNSVFASADKYKKFVSDKSKFEETIKADPMSRFAESVMREYFTLKKEVAKYDDPINQSRKVYVGGLMDLKGQPNLWPDANFTLRFTYGEVKGYSPSDAIDYGHQTYLKGVMEKEDPNNWEFVVDKKLKDIYNQKHYGYYGGKYGKKGRWGVIAPDGKVKMPVDFCATTHTTGGNSGSPVLDARGNLIGLNFDRNWEGVGGDIQYLPDYQRSIIVDIRYVLMVIQEMGGCERLIDEMNFSK
- a CDS encoding DUF2027 domain-containing protein — its product is MNSVIKKGDKVRFLNTTGGGKVSRVEGSVVWVEDEDGFEIPTPVRECVVVQDNDTFMPAYNPPVLKSHHPQEEVQPSPSSERKSIPRELKRLPYTYLPNHNKLNVYLAYLPLDHHKIGTEPYEAYLVNDSNFTLFYTYLHQQSDGKWILRASGFIEPNIKLFIEEFQASDLNDLDRVCVQIVAYNEDKPFDLKAPEAVQIRPDITKFFKRHSFHENDFFEEDAIVYPLIENDHRNEQTRIKPDELEQAMLSKKHHAPAPARKEKSASLDSNKIVEIDLHINELLDDTSGMSNADILEYQLSKFREVMDDYQGKIGQKIVYIHGKGEGVLRNALEKELKHKYRKCTFQDASFREYGYGATMVTIH
- a CDS encoding CYTH domain-containing protein yields the protein MEIEHKYLVHDMGFVNQSVSVSHIIQGYLVAREGCTVRIRIRDDEAFITVKGKSSENGLSRDEWEYPVPLSDARDMISLCDGHVVSKKRYLVPYREKVWEVDVFEGRHAGLILAELEVETESETFDLPSWIGAEVTGQKQYYNARMALDK